A region of Synergistaceae bacterium DNA encodes the following proteins:
- a CDS encoding ABC transporter permease — protein MIRKLFDIIANNAVPAVFIIISAFAIPLSGFSASYLIQELLTRIGRNSFLILSLLIPIMAGMGLNFGMVLGAMAGQIGLLMICDWGVVGIPGMVLACLIGTPIAIILGIFCGAVLNRAKGREMVTSYILGFFINGVYQMTVLYLMGWIIPITNPALLLSRGYGVRNAVSLLGIRGVLDNLLPTVIAGVKDSQQFISINSTGAFAVIQIPFLDGAIRIPLATLLIIALFCVFIVWFRKTKLGQDMRAIGQNQAVADSAGIAVNRTRVIAIVISTVLACYGQIIYLQNMGTLNTYNSHDQAGMFSIAALLIGGASVSRASIANVFVGVILFHLMFIVAPMAGKNLIGDAQIGEYFRVFVSYGIIAIALVLHAWKRNREREAARRTLRGTNKGGK, from the coding sequence ATGATTCGCAAACTTTTTGACATAATAGCAAATAATGCCGTCCCAGCAGTGTTTATAATAATTTCTGCCTTTGCTATACCACTAAGCGGATTTTCTGCGAGTTATTTAATTCAGGAGTTATTAACTAGAATCGGGCGTAATTCATTCTTGATTTTGTCGCTATTGATTCCTATTATGGCGGGAATGGGCTTAAATTTCGGAATGGTACTCGGAGCAATGGCCGGACAAATAGGTTTATTGATGATCTGCGACTGGGGAGTCGTGGGAATTCCGGGAATGGTCTTAGCTTGCTTAATAGGGACTCCAATTGCTATAATTCTGGGAATTTTCTGCGGGGCTGTATTAAACCGTGCTAAGGGCCGCGAAATGGTAACATCTTATATACTGGGATTCTTCATTAACGGAGTCTATCAAATGACAGTGTTATATTTAATGGGCTGGATAATTCCTATTACAAATCCTGCATTATTATTGTCGCGCGGTTATGGAGTTCGTAATGCTGTCAGCTTGCTGGGAATTCGCGGAGTCCTCGATAATTTACTGCCGACAGTTATAGCCGGTGTTAAAGACTCTCAACAATTTATAAGCATTAACTCAACCGGAGCATTTGCAGTGATTCAGATTCCATTTTTAGACGGTGCAATAAGAATCCCTCTCGCTACACTGTTAATAATTGCTTTATTCTGCGTCTTTATAGTCTGGTTCAGAAAGACAAAATTAGGCCAAGACATGCGGGCGATCGGTCAAAATCAGGCAGTTGCAGACAGCGCGGGAATTGCCGTAAATCGTACTCGTGTAATCGCTATAGTAATTTCAACTGTGCTGGCTTGTTATGGACAAATAATTTACTTGCAAAACATGGGAACTCTTAATACATATAACAGCCATGATCAGGCCGGTATGTTCTCAATTGCTGCGTTATTAATCGGCGGCGCAAGTGTCTCAAGAGCAAGTATCGCTAATGTCTTTGTCGGAGTAATATTATTTCATTTGATGTTCATAGTCGCACCTATGGCGGGTAAAAATTTAATCGGTGATGCTCAAATCGGCGAGTATTTCCGAGTCTTTGTCTCATACGGAATTATAGCGATTGCCTTAGTCCTTCATGCTTGGAAGAGAAACAGAGAACGTGAAGCAGCACGCAGGACTCTACGAGGCACTAACAAAGGAGGCAAATAA
- a CDS encoding ABC transporter permease — MIKNFIDKAGWPRIIIALFLMGLFIAAPFVGVNVDTSLNNTLVRFGMNGVMVLAMIPMVQAGCGLNFGLPLGIIAGLLGATLSIELNAEILTKLAELGGQYNLTWLTPAFVETYREPIGFASAIIIAIPIAAVLGWLYGKLLNRVKGDEMMIATYVGFSSVSFMCIAWLLLPYKHPTMVWGYAGRGLRTTISVEGYWLNILNNALAIRINERFIIPTGMLIFFAVMAFLVWVFMRSKTGTAITAVGSNPEFARASGVNVDKMRTISVVLSTVLGAIGIIVYEQSFGFIQLYMGPFYMALPAVASILLGGASVNKASILNVIVGTFLFQGILTMTPSVINSYLQTDMSEVIRLIVSNGMILYALTRKVRAGR, encoded by the coding sequence ATGATAAAAAATTTCATTGATAAAGCAGGCTGGCCACGTATAATAATAGCTTTATTTCTGATGGGATTATTTATAGCTGCTCCCTTTGTCGGAGTAAATGTTGACACTTCACTAAATAATACCCTTGTCAGATTCGGCATGAATGGCGTTATGGTCTTAGCAATGATCCCTATGGTACAGGCTGGCTGCGGATTAAATTTCGGGCTGCCTCTGGGAATAATTGCGGGATTGTTGGGTGCTACACTTTCAATCGAGTTAAACGCGGAAATTTTAACAAAACTTGCTGAACTCGGAGGGCAATATAATTTAACATGGCTTACTCCTGCATTTGTTGAGACATATAGAGAGCCGATCGGGTTTGCTAGTGCGATAATTATAGCGATTCCAATTGCGGCGGTTCTGGGCTGGCTTTACGGCAAATTATTAAATCGAGTCAAGGGCGACGAAATGATGATAGCTACTTATGTCGGATTCTCGTCAGTCTCGTTTATGTGTATAGCGTGGCTTTTACTCCCGTATAAACATCCTACAATGGTCTGGGGCTATGCGGGCCGGGGCTTGCGAACTACAATAAGCGTAGAAGGTTACTGGCTGAATATATTAAATAATGCCCTTGCTATAAGAATTAACGAGAGATTCATAATTCCGACCGGTATGTTAATTTTCTTTGCTGTAATGGCCTTTCTTGTCTGGGTATTCATGCGCAGTAAAACAGGGACGGCTATAACTGCAGTGGGATCAAATCCCGAATTTGCGCGTGCTTCCGGAGTAAACGTTGACAAAATGCGCACTATTTCCGTAGTACTCTCGACTGTACTCGGCGCGATTGGAATTATAGTATATGAACAGAGTTTCGGATTTATACAATTATATATGGGCCCGTTCTATATGGCATTGCCGGCGGTCGCGTCGATTTTACTGGGCGGTGCAAGCGTCAACAAAGCAAGCATATTAAATGTAATTGTCGGGACATTCTTATTTCAGGGAATATTAACGATGACTCCTTCTGTAATAAATAGCTATTTGCAGACTGACATGTCAGAAGTTATAAGATTAATTGTGAGTAATGGAATGATTCTCTATGCTCTCACAAGAAAGGTGCGTGCGGGAAGATGA
- a CDS encoding sugar ABC transporter ATP-binding protein, whose protein sequence is MSDNNTSSLLRLEHIGKEYYGNRVLSDISFSIDSGEIIGLVGENGAGKSTLLNILFGMPVIASTGGYEGDLFLDGRRVNFTSPNQALAAGIGMVHQEFSLIPGFTATENILLNREVLNPSLINYVFSDRVSTLDRDAMHNRANSAIHTLGVNINPDMIVSEMPVGYKQFIEIAREIDRKNTRLLFLDEPTAVLTESEAEILLTALKKLARSGIAIVFISHRLHEVKDLCHRILVLRDGKLITDKSSDELSTREIAALMVGRESVRPVEIPEIPDEPVTPDNVNETLNPPKKKKKIKPALKVDHLWVDMPGETVRDVSFEVKKGEIFGLGGLAGHGKLGIPNGIMGLYPAGGRVKLFGKKLALNHPRAALSRKMAFVSEDRRGVGLLLDEPLDWNITFTAMQTQGRFLLGIPFIFQVRNEYAMRKEARKFIDSLGIKCTGPSQLAGELSGGNQQKVCLAKAFVLQPDILLICEPTRGIDIGAKTLVLDTLKEYNKEHGTTIIITSSELEELRSVCDRVAIVGEGRIAGVLPASSPAEEFGMLMMGQHKINLNKESEETE, encoded by the coding sequence TTGTCAGATAATAATACAAGCTCATTGCTTAGACTTGAGCACATAGGCAAAGAATACTACGGCAATCGTGTTTTGTCTGATATATCGTTCAGCATTGACTCGGGCGAAATTATAGGCCTTGTCGGTGAGAACGGTGCAGGGAAGTCGACGCTGCTAAATATTTTATTCGGAATGCCCGTTATAGCGTCAACAGGAGGCTACGAGGGAGATTTATTTCTTGACGGCAGACGAGTAAATTTCACTTCACCTAATCAGGCACTCGCAGCAGGTATAGGAATGGTACATCAGGAATTTTCACTGATTCCGGGATTCACAGCAACTGAAAATATTTTGTTAAATCGTGAAGTCTTGAATCCTTCATTAATTAATTATGTATTCAGCGATAGAGTCTCGACTCTTGACCGCGATGCAATGCATAACAGGGCAAATTCTGCTATTCATACGCTCGGAGTAAATATTAATCCTGACATGATAGTAAGTGAAATGCCGGTAGGTTACAAGCAATTTATTGAGATTGCCCGCGAAATTGACAGGAAAAACACGAGATTATTATTTCTTGATGAGCCGACCGCAGTATTAACAGAGAGTGAAGCCGAGATTTTATTAACAGCTCTTAAGAAATTAGCGCGTTCAGGTATAGCAATAGTATTTATTTCACACAGATTGCATGAAGTCAAAGATTTATGTCATAGGATTCTAGTTTTGCGCGACGGAAAATTAATTACTGATAAATCAAGCGACGAGCTTTCAACACGAGAAATTGCCGCGTTAATGGTAGGCCGTGAAAGTGTCAGACCCGTTGAAATTCCCGAAATTCCCGACGAGCCTGTTACTCCTGATAATGTAAACGAGACTTTGAATCCACCCAAGAAAAAGAAAAAAATTAAGCCCGCTCTCAAAGTCGATCATTTATGGGTAGACATGCCCGGCGAGACTGTCAGGGACGTATCATTTGAAGTCAAAAAGGGTGAAATTTTCGGACTAGGAGGACTCGCAGGACACGGCAAATTAGGAATTCCAAACGGTATTATGGGATTATATCCTGCAGGGGGACGCGTTAAATTATTCGGGAAAAAATTAGCTTTGAATCATCCGCGCGCTGCATTGTCCCGTAAAATGGCCTTTGTCTCTGAAGATAGGCGCGGAGTCGGTTTATTGCTTGATGAGCCTTTAGACTGGAATATAACTTTTACAGCTATGCAGACACAAGGAAGATTTTTACTCGGAATCCCCTTTATATTTCAAGTCCGCAATGAGTACGCAATGAGAAAAGAAGCACGCAAATTTATTGACTCACTTGGCATTAAATGCACTGGACCGAGTCAATTAGCCGGCGAATTATCAGGAGGGAATCAGCAAAAAGTTTGTCTTGCTAAAGCATTTGTGTTACAGCCTGATATTTTGCTTATTTGCGAACCTACTCGCGGAATCGATATAGGAGCAAAAACTCTCGTTCTTGATACCCTGAAAGAATATAACAAGGAACACGGCACGACTATAATAATTACAAGTTCAGAGCTTGAAGAATTGCGCAGTGTCTGTGATAGAGTCGCTATAGTCGGAGAAGGGAGAATTGCGGGAGTCCTTCCTGCGTCGAGTCCTGCTGAAGAGTTCGGAATGCTCATGATGGGACAACACAAAATAAATTTAAATAAGGAGAGTGAGGAGACAGAATGA
- a CDS encoding DUF3798 domain-containing protein codes for MKKFILVFALVIALISAAFAEDAKFHIGVVTGTVSQSEDDLRGAELMIQKYGDASKGGMITHITYPDNFPSEQETVIAQIVGLADDPLMRVIVVNQAVPGTAEAFRRIREKYGDKILLLAGEPHEDPGVITEAAHIATHTDHIGRGYTIPLGAKKMGAKTFVHISFPRHMSYETLGLRRAIMEEACKDLGIKFVFETAPDPTSDVGMAGAQQYILENMPAWIEKYGKDAAFFCTNDGHTEPLLRQVAALGGYFVEADLPSPVMGYPGALGIDLSKEQGDWPAILKKVEDAVVKAGGGGRMGTWAYSWGYTTTAALVEYGKRYVEGTFTNKLGSAQALREMRTAYDEFCPGAHWGASYFTDAVTGVKNTKFILLRQDTYVLGGDFLGLAEVEIPEKYFKIRMTPVK; via the coding sequence GTGAAAAAATTTATACTTGTATTCGCGCTTGTCATTGCGTTAATTAGTGCGGCATTTGCTGAAGACGCAAAATTTCATATCGGAGTCGTAACCGGCACAGTTTCACAGAGTGAGGACGATTTACGCGGCGCAGAGTTAATGATTCAGAAATACGGCGATGCGTCAAAGGGCGGCATGATAACTCACATTACTTATCCTGATAACTTCCCTTCAGAGCAGGAAACAGTAATAGCTCAAATAGTGGGACTTGCTGACGATCCATTAATGAGAGTCATCGTAGTAAATCAGGCAGTCCCCGGAACAGCTGAAGCCTTCAGGAGAATCCGCGAGAAATACGGCGACAAAATTTTATTGCTTGCCGGCGAACCCCACGAAGATCCCGGAGTAATCACAGAAGCCGCTCATATAGCGACTCACACGGATCATATCGGACGAGGCTACACAATTCCCCTCGGAGCTAAGAAAATGGGCGCAAAAACTTTCGTTCATATTTCATTCCCCCGTCATATGAGCTATGAGACTTTAGGACTTAGACGCGCAATTATGGAAGAAGCCTGCAAAGATCTGGGAATCAAATTTGTATTCGAGACAGCCCCCGACCCTACCAGCGATGTAGGAATGGCAGGAGCCCAGCAATATATTCTTGAGAATATGCCCGCATGGATCGAGAAATACGGCAAAGACGCTGCATTTTTCTGCACAAATGACGGACACACTGAGCCTCTATTACGTCAGGTCGCTGCACTGGGCGGTTATTTCGTTGAAGCTGATTTGCCCTCACCTGTTATGGGTTATCCCGGAGCGCTCGGAATTGATTTATCAAAGGAACAAGGCGACTGGCCCGCAATCCTGAAAAAAGTAGAGGACGCTGTAGTTAAAGCAGGAGGCGGCGGACGTATGGGAACATGGGCCTATTCATGGGGCTATACGACAACGGCGGCACTTGTTGAATACGGCAAAAGATACGTAGAAGGCACATTCACGAATAAACTCGGCTCGGCTCAAGCATTGCGCGAAATGAGAACAGCTTATGACGAATTCTGCCCGGGTGCACACTGGGGAGCAAGTTATTTCACTGATGCAGTAACAGGCGTTAAGAACACGAAATTTATTTTATTGCGTCAAGATACATACGTGCTCGGCGGAGATTTTCTCGGACTTGCTGAAGTTGAGATTCCCGAAAAATATTTCAAGATCCGCATGACTCCCGTAAAATAA
- a CDS encoding DEAD/DEAH box helicase family protein, translating into MAIRLKFAKQDFQERAAKSICDLFNGQGSERFSFTGRNEGEIFTFTAFGNREIIIDDAQILANLRKVQESNNLPQSDSLAGKNFTVEMETGTGKTYTYIRTIYELNKLYGWSKFIIIVPSIAIREGVYKTFAITQEHFKADYTQPINYFIYDSAKTGQIRQFVEDSNLQAMIINSQAFNARDENSRLIHKNIDKFGGRRPIDAISSVRPIIIIDEPQSVEGVKTREGIKDFNPLFILRYSATPREKYNLVYKLGAGEALDKNLVKKIAVTGFTFTNIAAGSGYVYLRGIIKSEHDPAAMIEFDRMTQSGLQRLTRKLNEGANLFELSGHLDEYKNGYIIRMIDGLNNSIEFLNGVKLSEGEITGNLNEDELRRIQIRETIETHLRREKILYSRGIKVLSLFFIDEVAKYRKYNDDGEYNGIYAKIFEEEYNKAVKNFENQDSAYSGYLASIKAESTHAGYFSIDKNNRMTDGKINKKEGTSDDISAFDLIMRDKERLLNLGEPVRFIFSHSALREGWDNPNVFQICALKNSTSDIRRRQEIGRGLRLPVNQDGTRIIDGEINLLTVIASESYKNFAEGLQSEFRENNEDSPRIANTREQQKITLNRERFESPEFRELWRRINRKSIYFVNLNESAFIKDSARKINDLLQISRVHVKIERGNMDSNFNFTEGDSKYITLENFSAFTKYDLVGKLARQTELSRKIIVDILKSINPEKLELFALNPENFIAQTIILINEQKSIMSADNIKYEAIDEFDEIDSEIFDSLEREKFANESEIAETRKRGLYDYAICDSGIEKDFAGEIDSSENVSVHLKLPGNFAIETPTGKYNPDWAAVIDEKFSVIETKGSARNQDLRGIENIKISCAKNILNRWELNIMLRQLFRRL; encoded by the coding sequence TTGGCAATTAGGCTCAAGTTCGCAAAACAAGATTTTCAAGAGAGAGCGGCAAAATCAATCTGTGATTTATTCAACGGTCAGGGCAGTGAGAGATTTTCATTTACTGGCAGGAATGAGGGCGAAATTTTTACGTTTACAGCGTTCGGGAATCGAGAAATTATTATAGATGACGCTCAAATTCTCGCAAATCTCCGTAAAGTTCAGGAAAGTAATAATCTTCCTCAGTCTGACTCGCTAGCTGGTAAAAATTTTACCGTCGAAATGGAGACAGGCACGGGCAAAACTTATACATATATCCGCACTATTTATGAATTAAATAAATTATATGGCTGGAGCAAATTTATTATAATCGTACCCAGTATAGCAATACGTGAAGGAGTATATAAAACTTTTGCGATAACTCAGGAACATTTTAAAGCAGATTATACACAGCCGATAAATTATTTTATTTACGACTCGGCCAAGACCGGACAAATACGCCAATTCGTAGAAGACAGCAATTTGCAGGCAATGATTATAAACTCGCAGGCTTTCAACGCAAGGGACGAGAATTCACGATTAATTCACAAGAATATTGACAAGTTCGGAGGACGCAGGCCCATTGATGCAATTTCGTCAGTCAGGCCGATAATAATAATTGATGAGCCTCAATCAGTCGAGGGAGTCAAGACTCGTGAAGGCATAAAAGATTTTAACCCGTTATTTATTTTGCGTTATTCAGCGACTCCCAGAGAAAAATATAATCTTGTATATAAACTCGGAGCAGGTGAGGCACTTGACAAAAATTTAGTCAAGAAAATTGCTGTAACAGGCTTCACGTTTACGAATATTGCGGCAGGTTCGGGCTATGTCTATTTACGAGGCATAATAAAATCTGAACATGACCCGGCAGCTATGATCGAATTTGACAGAATGACTCAATCAGGTTTGCAGCGATTAACGCGAAAATTAAACGAGGGCGCAAATTTATTTGAGTTATCCGGCCATTTAGACGAGTATAAAAACGGTTATATAATTCGCATGATTGACGGCCTGAATAACAGCATAGAATTTCTGAACGGTGTAAAACTTTCAGAAGGTGAGATAACTGGCAATCTCAACGAGGACGAATTAAGGCGCATTCAGATAAGAGAGACAATAGAGACTCATTTAAGGCGCGAGAAAATTTTATACAGCAGAGGGATAAAAGTTTTGTCGTTATTCTTTATTGACGAGGTCGCGAAATACAGAAAATATAATGATGACGGCGAATATAACGGGATTTACGCTAAAATTTTCGAGGAAGAATATAACAAGGCAGTTAAAAATTTTGAGAATCAAGACTCGGCTTATTCGGGATATTTAGCGAGCATAAAAGCAGAATCGACTCACGCGGGGTATTTCTCGATCGACAAAAATAATCGCATGACGGACGGCAAAATTAACAAGAAAGAAGGCACGAGCGACGACATTTCAGCATTTGACTTAATTATGCGCGATAAAGAAAGACTCTTGAATCTCGGCGAACCTGTAAGATTTATATTTTCTCACTCGGCTTTACGTGAAGGCTGGGATAATCCAAACGTGTTTCAGATTTGCGCGCTGAAAAATTCTACCAGTGATATACGGCGGCGGCAGGAAATAGGGCGGGGCTTGCGTTTACCGGTGAATCAGGACGGAACTAGAATAATAGACGGAGAAATAAATTTATTAACTGTAATTGCCAGTGAAAGCTATAAAAATTTTGCTGAAGGTCTGCAGTCAGAATTTAGAGAGAATAACGAGGACTCGCCAAGAATCGCTAATACACGTGAGCAGCAAAAAATTACACTCAACCGCGAGAGATTCGAGTCTCCTGAATTCCGGGAACTATGGCGCAGAATTAACCGCAAATCAATTTATTTTGTGAATCTCAACGAGTCAGCTTTCATAAAAGATTCAGCCCGCAAAATAAATGACTTGTTACAAATTTCTCGTGTTCACGTAAAAATCGAGCGCGGGAATATGGACTCAAATTTTAATTTTACTGAAGGGGACTCGAAATATATAACTCTTGAAAATTTTTCAGCTTTCACAAAATATGATTTAGTAGGCAAATTAGCTCGCCAAACTGAACTCTCACGCAAAATAATTGTTGATATTCTTAAATCTATAAATCCTGAAAAATTAGAGTTATTTGCTTTGAATCCTGAAAATTTCATAGCGCAGACAATTATATTAATTAATGAACAGAAATCTATCATGTCAGCAGATAATATAAAATATGAGGCAATAGACGAATTTGACGAGATTGACTCAGAAATATTTGACTCTCTCGAACGTGAAAAATTTGCAAACGAGTCAGAAATTGCGGAGACCCGTAAACGCGGACTCTATGATTATGCAATATGCGACTCAGGTATAGAGAAAGATTTTGCCGGTGAAATTGATTCGAGCGAGAATGTTTCAGTGCATTTGAAGTTACCCGGAAATTTTGCGATTGAGACTCCTACAGGAAAATATAATCCTGACTGGGCGGCCGTTATCGACGAAAAATTTTCAGTGATTGAGACAAAAGGATCTGCAAGAAATCAAGATTTACGCGGTATTGAAAATATAAAAATTTCATGTGCAAAAAATATTTTGAATCGCTGGGAATTAAATATAATGTTGCGTCAACTTTTTCGCAGGTTGTAG
- a CDS encoding site-specific DNA-methyltransferase, producing MNEREFYELTWPGKNAAKLKAASPTDKILRPNPNLSINFDSTQNLYIEGDNLEVLKILQKSYMKQVKLIYIDPPYNTGHDFIYSDNFSHSQAQEHEQQKTFDDEGRRNFTAANFRENSKSNPRFHSDWCSMIYSRLKLARNLLTDDGVIFISIDDNEQANLRKICDEIFGEDNFIAQLIWEKAFAPKNDAKFISVSHDYILMFANNIDAFTIQRLPRTEEADSRYSNPDNDPRGVWMSGNLTVKTYSAEYDYPVTTPSGKIIEPLPGRCWRLSKAAFQQKVNDNRIWFGADGDGVPRLKRFLSELKFSGMSPISILHNKNVGHTQEGAQELAKLLGGLYFDSPKPVRLLQHLMTLANLDDNAIILDFFAGSSTTAHAVMNLNNADLGGNRKFILVQIPESCAPDSEAFKAGYNTICDIGRARIIKAGQNLQWGDKGFRVLQVDSGNYKNVFLSPEEYTPGILDTLTENIKPDRNALDLLFAQVSELGLSLSLCYSAEIVDGFTLHYYGENKIIACFDKNINRPLIEYIAKKRPERALFRDSCFENVNDMINLRHIFAHYSEDSDIIIL from the coding sequence ATGAACGAACGCGAATTTTACGAACTCACTTGGCCGGGCAAAAACGCCGCTAAACTCAAAGCAGCCTCACCGACTGATAAAATATTGCGCCCAAATCCGAACTTAAGCATAAATTTTGACTCAACACAGAATTTATATATTGAAGGCGATAATCTCGAAGTCCTGAAAATTTTGCAAAAAAGTTATATGAAACAGGTCAAATTAATCTACATAGACCCCCCTTATAACACCGGACATGATTTTATTTACTCTGATAACTTCTCTCACTCTCAAGCGCAGGAACATGAACAGCAAAAAACTTTTGACGACGAGGGCAGACGAAATTTTACAGCCGCTAATTTCCGTGAAAATTCAAAAAGTAATCCCCGCTTTCATTCGGACTGGTGCAGCATGATTTACTCAAGATTGAAGCTCGCTAGAAATTTATTAACTGATGACGGCGTTATTTTTATCTCAATCGATGACAACGAACAGGCAAATTTACGCAAGATCTGTGATGAGATTTTCGGAGAAGATAATTTTATCGCCCAGTTAATATGGGAGAAAGCATTTGCACCTAAGAATGACGCAAAATTTATATCAGTGAGTCATGATTATATATTGATGTTCGCAAATAATATTGACGCGTTCACGATTCAGAGACTCCCGCGAACAGAAGAGGCCGACTCAAGATACAGCAACCCCGATAATGACCCGCGCGGTGTATGGATGTCCGGTAATCTTACCGTTAAAACATACAGTGCTGAATATGATTATCCTGTTACTACTCCATCAGGAAAAATTATAGAGCCATTGCCCGGACGTTGCTGGCGACTATCAAAGGCAGCATTTCAACAAAAAGTAAATGATAATAGAATCTGGTTCGGTGCAGACGGTGACGGAGTCCCTAGATTGAAACGTTTTCTATCGGAATTAAAATTTTCGGGAATGTCGCCGATTTCGATTTTACACAATAAAAATGTCGGTCATACTCAAGAGGGCGCGCAGGAACTCGCAAAACTTTTAGGCGGCTTATATTTTGACAGTCCCAAGCCCGTGCGGTTATTACAGCATTTAATGACTCTCGCAAATCTCGACGACAACGCAATAATATTAGACTTCTTTGCCGGCTCATCAACAACTGCCCACGCTGTTATGAATTTGAATAATGCAGACTTAGGCGGGAATCGAAAATTTATACTCGTACAAATTCCCGAGTCCTGCGCTCCTGACTCTGAAGCATTTAAGGCCGGTTATAACACTATTTGCGATATAGGTCGCGCAAGAATAATTAAAGCCGGTCAAAATCTGCAATGGGGCGACAAGGGATTTAGAGTCCTTCAGGTCGACTCGGGCAATTATAAAAATGTCTTTCTCTCACCTGAAGAGTACACGCCCGGAATTCTTGACACCCTGACAGAAAATATAAAGCCTGACAGGAACGCATTAGATTTGTTATTCGCTCAAGTTTCAGAGCTTGGACTGTCCTTGTCGCTTTGTTACAGCGCGGAAATTGTTGACGGGTTCACTCTGCACTATTACGGAGAAAATAAAATTATTGCCTGCTTTGACAAAAATATAAATCGTCCGTTAATTGAATATATTGCAAAGAAGAGGCCGGAGCGCGCATTATTCCGTGACTCCTGCTTTGAGAACGTGAACGACATGATAAATTTACGTCATATTTTCGCGCATTACTCGGAAGATTCGGATATTATTATTTTGTAG
- a CDS encoding dicarboxylate/amino acid:cation symporter: MKRVSLLVKISIGFVLGIIFGFAIGPTVANSQALSVYIMPFIDLVGKIFLRLLMMLIVPLVFSSLVAGAASVGDIHKLGRIGIKTLALYLVTTAIAIIIGLACGNIFNPGVGMNIPGNIQATSKAAKPLVDVILDIFPTNPVASMVNANMLQIIVFALFFGVACILAGERGRKVADFFESVAEVMYKVTHVVMNVAPYGVFALISVTAAKFGIAILAPFVKVIAAVFIGCIIHALIVYSGMITVICRRSPKWFFKGIDEAAITAFVTRSSSGTLPVTLANVRDELGISEGVSSFVLPLGATINMDGTALYQGVCALFVAQAFNVPMTLSMQIGIVVTATLASIGTAGVPGAGLIMLTMVLTSVGLPIEGIALVAGIDVILDSARTCLNVIGDTAVCAVVAATEGETLKS, from the coding sequence ATGAAACGCGTATCGTTATTAGTGAAAATTTCTATAGGCTTTGTGCTGGGAATAATATTCGGCTTTGCAATCGGTCCGACTGTGGCAAACTCTCAGGCTTTGAGCGTCTATATAATGCCGTTTATTGATCTTGTCGGAAAAATTTTCCTGCGCTTGTTAATGATGCTGATAGTTCCGTTAGTATTCTCTTCACTTGTTGCCGGAGCTGCTTCAGTCGGTGATATTCACAAACTTGGCCGAATAGGAATAAAGACTCTTGCTTTATATTTAGTCACAACTGCGATTGCTATAATAATCGGTCTTGCATGCGGAAATATATTTAATCCCGGCGTAGGAATGAACATTCCCGGAAATATTCAAGCGACATCTAAGGCCGCAAAGCCTCTTGTTGATGTAATTCTTGATATATTCCCGACAAATCCTGTAGCCTCAATGGTAAATGCCAACATGCTGCAAATTATAGTATTCGCTTTATTTTTCGGGGTAGCTTGTATCTTAGCAGGTGAACGCGGCCGAAAAGTAGCAGATTTCTTTGAGAGTGTCGCAGAAGTCATGTATAAAGTTACTCATGTTGTTATGAACGTCGCTCCGTACGGTGTATTTGCATTAATAAGTGTAACAGCGGCAAAATTTGGAATTGCTATTCTTGCACCGTTCGTGAAAGTAATCGCGGCTGTATTTATCGGCTGTATTATTCACGCATTAATAGTTTACTCCGGAATGATTACGGTTATTTGCAGACGTTCGCCGAAATGGTTCTTTAAGGGAATTGACGAGGCAGCAATCACGGCATTTGTTACGCGTTCAAGTTCGGGGACTCTTCCTGTAACTCTTGCGAATGTCCGCGACGAATTAGGCATATCTGAAGGTGTAAGCTCGTTTGTTTTGCCGCTGGGAGCCACTATAAATATGGACGGGACGGCATTATATCAGGGAGTTTGCGCGCTTTTCGTTGCTCAAGCGTTTAATGTGCCCATGACTCTTAGTATGCAAATAGGGATCGTAGTAACTGCGACTCTTGCTTCAATAGGAACGGCAGGAGTTCCCGGCGCGGGCTTGATAATGCTCACAATGGTATTAACAAGTGTAGGACTTCCAATTGAAGGAATCGCGCTCGTAGCTGGTATTGATGTAATTCTTGACTCGGCCCGTACTTGCTTGAATGTCATCGGCGATACTGCAGTTTGTGCCGTAGTAGCTGCGACTGAAGGCGAAACTTTGAAATCTTAG